GTGCCCGGCCGCGGCACCCAGCCCACGGCCGAGGTGTGCCAGATGCTTGCCGCGAGTGATTTCACCGGTCATGTGGTCCTCGAAGTGTCCACCTCGGGAGCGCGGTCGGCCGCGGAGCGCGAAGCCATGCTGGTCGAGTCCCTGCAGTTCGCCCGAACCAACTTGTTGCGGTGATATGAGCGCACTGTTCACCGCGGCCATGGCGCTGCGCGAAGCCGGCTCGGGCCCCGATGGTCTGCTGTTCGAGGGTGCCCTGGACGAGCAGTGGACCATCGGGCCCAAGGTGCACGGTGGTGTCATGGTCGCGCTGTGCGCCAATGCCGCGCGGACCGCGTACGGCGGGGGCAACCTGCACCCGGTGGCGGTGTCCGCGAACTTCCTGTCGGCCCCCGATCCGGGCCCGGTGCAGCTGATCACCGCCGCACGCAAGCGCGGCCGCCGGATCACCGTGGCTGATGTGGAGCTGGTTCAGGGCGGGCGCACCGCGGTGCACGCCGTGGTGACACTGGGTGAGCCCGAACACCACCTGCCGGGTGAGAGCGAGCCGCTGCTGTCGGCGAACCCGGTGCTGGATCTGATGCCTCCCGAACCGCCGGACGATCTGGCGCCGATCGGGCCCGGCCACCGGCTGGCCGGGTTGGTGCATCTCGGCGCGGGCTGCGACATCCGCCCCGTGCTGTCGACGATGGAGCCGACCGGTGACGGGCGGCCGCCGCTGCTGCAGATGTGGGCGCGTCCGCGTGACGTAGCCCCCGACGGGCTGTTCGCGCTCATGTGCGGCGACCTGTCGGCACCCGTGACCTTCGCCGTGGACCGGACGGGCTGGGCTCCCACCGTTCAGCTCACCGCGCTGCTCCGGTCCCTGCCCGCCGACGGCTGGCTGCGCATCGTCGCCACCTGCCTCGAGATCGGGCACGACTGGTTCGACGAGGACCACATCGTCGTCGACCGGCTGGGCCGCCTGGTGGTGCAGGCCCGCCAACTGGCCCTCGTACCCCCCCGGCCGCCTGCCCGGTAACGCGGGGGCTGTGTCTGGAATGCTCT
This genomic stretch from Mycobacterium paragordonae harbors:
- a CDS encoding thioesterase family protein produces the protein MSALFTAAMALREAGSGPDGLLFEGALDEQWTIGPKVHGGVMVALCANAARTAYGGGNLHPVAVSANFLSAPDPGPVQLITAARKRGRRITVADVELVQGGRTAVHAVVTLGEPEHHLPGESEPLLSANPVLDLMPPEPPDDLAPIGPGHRLAGLVHLGAGCDIRPVLSTMEPTGDGRPPLLQMWARPRDVAPDGLFALMCGDLSAPVTFAVDRTGWAPTVQLTALLRSLPADGWLRIVATCLEIGHDWFDEDHIVVDRLGRLVVQARQLALVPPRPPAR